One genomic segment of [Phormidium] sp. ETS-05 includes these proteins:
- the psbM gene encoding photosystem II reaction center protein PsbM: protein MQVNDLGFVATILFVLVPAVFLLILYIQTASRGT from the coding sequence ATGCAAGTTAATGACTTGGGCTTTGTGGCAACTATCCTGTTTGTCTTGGTCCCCGCTGTGTTCCTGCTGATCCTCTATATCCAAACCGCCAGCCGGGGCACTTAA
- a CDS encoding universal stress protein: MIEKILVAVAGRGLCEEMVNMLMEIPSIQQAAVTILHVVPPQISADDMSEKLAEGGKILAQAVKQIKADPTKVSPRLKQGDPKTVVCEVAEEENADLIIMGSRALGRLQAILEGSVSQYVFQLASRPMLLVKDDTYVKRINRVMVAMNKSAEAKQALEMALSLVRDIQGGQLLLAHVNPPKPVKNPEEDEALAEAIAEAKKFGVAYRCFIGDGKAGEEICRLAEENNADLLLLGSPDRRPTIAKSLVDLDRLIGGSLSDYVRVNANCPVILVRR, translated from the coding sequence ATGATTGAAAAAATTTTAGTAGCCGTAGCCGGACGGGGACTCTGCGAAGAGATGGTTAATATGCTGATGGAAATCCCCTCCATCCAACAAGCCGCTGTGACGATTTTGCACGTAGTGCCGCCCCAAATCAGCGCTGACGATATGTCGGAGAAGCTGGCGGAAGGGGGCAAAATCCTGGCGCAAGCGGTGAAGCAAATTAAAGCGGACCCCACCAAAGTCAGTCCGCGACTGAAGCAGGGAGACCCGAAAACTGTAGTTTGTGAAGTCGCCGAAGAGGAAAACGCCGACTTGATTATTATGGGGTCTCGGGCGCTGGGCCGCTTGCAGGCAATTTTAGAGGGTTCGGTGAGCCAGTATGTATTTCAGTTGGCGTCACGTCCGATGTTGCTGGTGAAAGATGATACTTATGTCAAGCGCATCAACCGGGTGATGGTGGCGATGAATAAGTCGGCTGAGGCGAAACAGGCATTGGAGATGGCGTTATCTTTGGTGCGGGATATCCAGGGTGGTCAGCTATTGCTGGCTCATGTCAACCCGCCCAAACCGGTGAAGAACCCGGAAGAGGATGAGGCTTTAGCAGAGGCGATCGCGGAAGCCAAAAAATTTGGTGTTGCTTACCGCTGCTTTATCGGTGATGGTAAAGCGGGTGAAGAAATTTGCCGCTTGGCTGAGGAAAATAACGCTGACTTGCTGCTGCTGGGGTCGCCCGATCGCCGTCCGACGATCGCCAAAAGCCTGGTTGACCTCGATCGGCTCATTGGCGGCTCCCTTTCCGACTATGTGCGGGTTAACGCCAATTGCCCCGTGATTTTAGTCCGCCGCTAG
- a CDS encoding thioesterase family protein, with translation MSPEKDTSTQLPPTPEAPRLPHNSDGGWFEYPIRVHPHHTDYGGIVWHGTYLTWLEEARVESLRSLGVNFADLVAIGCDLPVVELSLRYHKAMRMGMDGVVKTRMLELDGVRLKWEYRIESPDGKDLYLSGLVTLVAIDSARGKIFRSLPPSVKDALSKQWS, from the coding sequence ATGAGCCCAGAAAAAGACACCTCAACCCAACTCCCCCCCACCCCGGAAGCCCCGCGCCTGCCCCATAATAGCGATGGGGGCTGGTTTGAGTATCCGATCCGAGTGCATCCCCATCACACAGATTACGGGGGTATCGTTTGGCATGGGACCTATCTCACCTGGCTGGAAGAGGCGCGGGTCGAGTCCCTGCGCTCTTTGGGGGTCAATTTTGCCGACTTGGTGGCGATCGGCTGTGACTTACCAGTGGTGGAGCTATCCCTGCGCTATCACAAGGCGATGCGCATGGGAATGGATGGGGTGGTGAAAACCAGGATGCTGGAACTCGATGGCGTGCGTCTGAAATGGGAATATCGCATCGAATCCCCAGACGGTAAGGATTTGTATCTCAGCGGTTTGGTGACTTTGGTGGCGATCGACAGCGCCCGAGGCAAAATTTTCCGCAGCTTGCCCCCCAGCGTTAAAGATGCTTTAAGCAAGCAGTGGAGTTAA
- a CDS encoding tetratricopeptide repeat protein has translation MIYKLMKTTNVIIAILIVAAPWGSFPYAAKALTSSATRGEGRNSQELLIADKKVDDYIKKGIEKARKGDYQGALEEFNQALRRNANSVEAYLNRGNVYSMMDNQTAAISDYTQVLRFNPGAIEAYIGRASAHSALRNQPAAIADYNQALQLNPNYIEAYIGRGGAHASQGDFPAAIGDLNEALRLNPNSAAAYYNRGSVYATQGDRAAAIRDFQRAAQLFQQQNNETLHQATLTRINQLQQQP, from the coding sequence GTGATTTACAAACTGATGAAAACCACTAATGTTATAATCGCGATTTTGATAGTTGCTGCCCCTTGGGGCAGCTTTCCCTATGCCGCTAAAGCCCTCACATCCTCTGCCACAAGGGGAGAGGGGAGGAATTCCCAGGAATTGCTGATAGCGGATAAGAAAGTGGATGATTATATCAAAAAGGGCATAGAAAAGGCGAGAAAGGGGGATTATCAGGGAGCTTTAGAAGAGTTTAATCAGGCGCTACGGCGCAATGCCAATTCCGTGGAAGCGTACCTGAATCGAGGCAATGTGTACTCGATGATGGACAATCAAACGGCGGCGATTTCTGATTATACCCAAGTTTTGCGCTTTAATCCCGGTGCGATAGAAGCCTATATCGGCAGAGCTTCGGCGCATTCGGCGCTCAGGAATCAACCGGCGGCAATTGCTGATTATAATCAGGCTTTGCAGTTGAATCCCAACTACATTGAGGCGTATATTGGTAGGGGTGGAGCCCATGCCAGCCAGGGAGATTTTCCAGCGGCGATCGGGGATTTAAACGAAGCCTTGCGCCTCAACCCCAACAGCGCCGCCGCCTACTACAACCGAGGTTCCGTCTATGCGACGCAGGGCGATCGAGCCGCCGCCATCCGAGATTTCCAGCGAGCCGCTCAGCTCTTTCAGCAGCAAAATAACGAAACTCTCCACCAAGCCACCCTGACTCGCATCAACCAGTTGCAGCAACAACCCTAG
- a CDS encoding type II toxin-antitoxin system VapC family toxin, with protein sequence MTFINHALDNSEIQVVSQTNELFKSALELYHSRPDQAWSHTDCTSFKIMQQQNILEALAYDKHFEQAGFVALLR encoded by the coding sequence GTGACATTTATTAATCACGCCTTGGATAATTCTGAAATTCAAGTCGTCAGTCAAACCAATGAACTCTTTAAAAGCGCACTTGAGTTATATCATAGCCGACCCGATCAAGCATGGAGTCACACAGATTGCACCTCATTTAAAATTATGCAACAACAAAATATATTAGAAGCACTGGCTTATGATAAACATTTTGAACAAGCTGGATTTGTCGCTTTATTGCGGTAG
- a CDS encoding type II toxin-antitoxin system VapC family toxin, with translation MNEVFLDTSFAIALSSITDQHHGKAVELATQLQARQTGLVTTDAILLEIGNALSKSKYRKAAIQLLESLESDPKVQIIPLTKDLYGDAFRLFKQRTDKEWGLVDCVSFVVMQNRGITDALTADAHFQQAGFRALLKI, from the coding sequence ATGAATGAAGTCTTTTTAGATACTTCTTTTGCGATTGCTTTATCTTCTATTACAGACCAACATCATGGTAAAGCAGTTGAATTAGCCACTCAACTACAAGCTCGTCAAACCGGGCTAGTCACGACTGATGCTATTTTGTTAGAAATTGGTAATGCCTTGTCTAAATCAAAATACAGAAAGGCAGCCATTCAACTCTTGGAATCCCTAGAAAGCGACCCGAAGGTGCAAATTATTCCTTTAACTAAAGACTTGTATGGGGATGCTTTTAGGTTGTTTAAACAACGCACGGACAAAGAATGGGGGTTAGTAGATTGTGTGTCATTTGTTGTGATGCAAAATCGAGGAATTACCGACGCTCTAACCGCTGATGCTCATTTTCAACAGGCAGGATTTCGAGCGTTACTCAAAATTTAG
- a CDS encoding DUF29 domain-containing protein, which produces MNLRAEYDRDFYAWINKNVELLRRGDLAEVDLEHIADELESIGKRDLRQLRSRLQVLVMHLLKWKYQPERQSKSWVATINHQRDEIEALLLDSPSLRGELDKSLETIYPKAVRDAAGETDLPETIFPESCPFGIGEILAEGFLPK; this is translated from the coding sequence ATGAATCTACGGGCTGAATACGATCGCGACTTCTATGCCTGGATTAATAAAAATGTGGAACTCCTACGCCGGGGTGATTTGGCGGAAGTGGACCTGGAGCATATCGCTGACGAATTAGAGAGTATCGGCAAGCGGGACCTGCGGCAACTGCGCAGTCGATTGCAGGTGTTGGTGATGCACCTGCTGAAATGGAAATATCAACCAGAAAGGCAAAGCAAAAGTTGGGTGGCGACAATCAACCATCAACGAGATGAAATCGAGGCGCTGCTGCTGGATAGTCCCAGCTTAAGAGGGGAGTTGGACAAGTCCCTAGAGACAATTTACCCAAAAGCAGTGCGGGATGCTGCTGGAGAAACCGACCTACCTGAGACGATATTTCCCGAATCCTGTCCTTTTGGAATAGGAGAGATTTTGGCTGAAGGTTTTTTGCCAAAGTGA
- a CDS encoding clan AA aspartic protease, translating to MITGIVNRDFEPIIPLSVYGADGQIYTENAIVDTGFNGWLSLPPNLIAQLNLRWKRRGRAILGDGSECVFSIYEAMLVWDGELLTIPIDEADSEPLVGMSLMNGYQLVVQVFPGGLVEISKVTPV from the coding sequence ATGATTACCGGAATCGTTAATAGAGATTTTGAACCGATTATTCCCCTGTCAGTCTATGGCGCTGATGGCCAAATTTACACAGAAAATGCGATTGTGGATACAGGTTTTAATGGTTGGCTGTCATTACCTCCGAATTTAATCGCTCAGTTGAATCTGAGATGGAAAAGGAGAGGAAGAGCCATTCTTGGGGATGGGAGTGAATGTGTCTTTAGCATATATGAAGCCATGTTAGTTTGGGATGGAGAGCTTCTCACTATTCCAATCGATGAAGCTGATTCCGAACCCCTTGTAGGGATGTCCCTGATGAATGGCTATCAGTTAGTGGTGCAAGTTTTTCCCGGCGGTCTGGTTGAAATCAGCAAAGTAACCCCAGTATAA
- a CDS encoding ParB/RepB/Spo0J family partition protein — MTAAMGSQQPPSGSSALEEVKSVSTERLIPPKFSQPRRYFDETQMQQLVASVREFGIIQPLLVRPMGDKYEIVAGERRYRAALAVGLTAIPVIVRVLNDTEALECALMENLQRCDLNPVEETEGILRLLELSLGNSKPLSNNTQISRSLLLTNKL, encoded by the coding sequence ATGACAGCAGCAATGGGTTCACAGCAGCCCCCCAGTGGTTCGTCAGCCCTGGAGGAAGTAAAGTCGGTTTCCACAGAGCGGCTCATACCGCCAAAGTTTAGTCAGCCTCGGCGGTATTTTGACGAAACCCAGATGCAGCAGCTAGTAGCTAGCGTAAGGGAGTTTGGGATTATTCAGCCGCTGCTGGTGCGCCCAATGGGGGATAAGTATGAAATCGTGGCTGGGGAACGGCGGTATCGAGCAGCTTTAGCGGTGGGTTTAACCGCCATTCCTGTAATCGTGCGGGTTTTGAACGATACGGAAGCCCTAGAATGTGCCCTGATGGAGAACTTGCAACGCTGTGATTTGAACCCGGTTGAGGAAACCGAGGGAATCTTGCGCCTGCTAGAGCTGAGCTTGGGTAACTCCAAACCGCTATCGAACAATACCCAAATTTCACGTTCCCTGCTTTTAACCAACAAACTCTAA
- a CDS encoding type II toxin-antitoxin system HicA family toxin has product MVFGENRLTIPSNDEYSVAQLRMMIREVEEIIDRAISLDEWIAL; this is encoded by the coding sequence ATGGTCTTCGGTGAAAATCGCTTAACGATTCCTTCCAACGATGAGTATTCTGTCGCACAACTGCGAATGATGATTCGAGAAGTTGAGGAAATTATCGATCGCGCCATCTCTCTTGATGAGTGGATCGCTTTATAG
- a CDS encoding type II toxin-antitoxin system HicB family antitoxin gives MSVNYILSQYIESAMSMATYDKLEDGTFVARIPSCKGVIAFASTLRECDRQLREILEEWILVGLKLGHTLPIINNIDLNREPIREPVDTL, from the coding sequence ATGAGCGTAAATTACATTTTAAGCCAATACATTGAGTCAGCAATGTCTATGGCCACTTACGATAAACTCGAAGACGGCACCTTCGTTGCTCGAATTCCATCTTGCAAAGGAGTTATCGCATTTGCATCAACATTACGCGAGTGCGATCGCCAATTACGCGAAATCCTAGAAGAGTGGATTTTAGTAGGGTTAAAACTCGGTCATACTCTGCCAATCATCAACAACATCGATCTGAACAGGGAGCCAATTCGTGAGCCGGTGGATACCCTGTAA
- the secF gene encoding protein translocase subunit SecF, with protein sequence MKLNVIKQRSLWWSISAGFILIGLISMVISWAQLGSPLRPSLDFVGGTRLQLELDCTVAGNCDRPIEAATVREVMAAEGHANSSIQVVGEDRHAISIRTSNLDVNQRAKLEAALGEKIGKFDPSKVQIDTVGPTIGRQLFTNGILSLLLSFFGIIVYLSFRFQLDYAFFAIVALLHDVLVTVGAFSILGLTMGVEVDSLFIVALLTIIGFSVNDTVVIYDRVRETLAKEPDRSMNDIVDDAVNQTLTRSINTTLTTLLSLVAIFLFGGETLKLFALALIIGFTAGAYSSIFIASTILAWWRTRPGQLQPQTASGPGSEDVLPDE encoded by the coding sequence ATGAAGTTAAATGTTATCAAACAGCGCTCCCTGTGGTGGAGTATTTCCGCTGGTTTTATCCTCATCGGTTTAATATCGATGGTTATCTCTTGGGCTCAGCTTGGTTCTCCCCTGCGCCCTAGTTTGGATTTTGTGGGGGGGACGCGGTTGCAGTTGGAGCTGGACTGCACTGTGGCGGGTAATTGCGATCGACCCATTGAGGCGGCTACTGTCCGGGAAGTGATGGCGGCGGAAGGACACGCCAACAGCAGCATCCAAGTAGTAGGAGAAGACCGTCACGCCATCTCCATTAGAACTTCTAATTTGGATGTGAACCAGCGGGCGAAGTTAGAAGCGGCTTTGGGTGAAAAAATCGGTAAGTTTGACCCCAGTAAGGTGCAAATTGATACGGTCGGGCCTACCATTGGGCGGCAACTATTTACTAACGGTATTCTATCCCTGCTGCTGTCTTTCTTCGGTATCATCGTTTATCTCAGCTTCCGCTTTCAGTTAGATTATGCCTTTTTTGCCATAGTCGCCCTGCTGCACGATGTGTTAGTCACCGTGGGTGCTTTCTCGATTTTGGGGTTGACAATGGGGGTGGAAGTAGATAGTTTGTTTATCGTCGCCTTGCTGACGATTATCGGTTTTTCGGTTAATGATACGGTGGTGATATACGATCGGGTGCGGGAAACTCTCGCCAAAGAGCCCGATCGCTCGATGAATGACATCGTAGATGATGCGGTCAACCAAACCCTCACCCGCTCCATCAACACCACTCTAACGACCCTACTATCCCTGGTGGCGATTTTCCTGTTTGGCGGCGAAACTCTGAAATTATTCGCTCTGGCTCTAATTATCGGGTTTACCGCTGGGGCATATTCCAGCATTTTTATTGCCAGTACCATATTGGCTTGGTGGCGTACCCGTCCGGGTCAACTGCAGCCCCAGACAGCATCAGGACCAGGCTCCGAGGATGTTTTACCCGATGAATAA